Proteins from one Impatiens glandulifera chromosome 2, dImpGla2.1, whole genome shotgun sequence genomic window:
- the LOC124927472 gene encoding serine/threonine-protein kinase D6PKL2-like has protein sequence MEPWLDDLTDDLQSMSFNSTTTATDINRSTSSGSETTWTAASSAISFASRNRAVSGGDSRWDSIRQIRSDSPSGQLSFSDLRFLQRLGSGDIGAVYLAEVKTSVASDADAPLFAAKVMDKKEVASRNKEGRAKTEREILEMLEHPFLPTLYAALESPKWSCLLTEFCPGGDLHVLRQRQPCRRFHEFAVRFYASEVVVAIEYVHMMGIVYRDLKPENVLVRSDGHIMLTDFDLSLKCDSSSSTAQIISDQKPSTPALRIEYPPRPQPTSCILPSCIVPAVSCFNPKRNRKKKPGQPGTRPEFVAEPMDVRSMSFVGTHEYLAPEIVSGEGHGAAVDWWTLGIFIFELLYGTTPFKGQDNEMTLANIVARALEFPKEPVVPAAAKDLIAQLLVKDPVRRMGSTMGAFAIKHHPFFQGVNWALLRCATPPIVPPPYSRPDVVSEDSCPQSPVEYY, from the exons ATGGAACCATGGCTGGACGATTTAACCGACGATTTACAGAGTATGAGCTTCAATTCCACAACTACTGCCACTGACATCAATAGAAGTACCAGCTCCGGCTCGGAGACAACATGGACCGCAGCTTCCTCCGCCATCTCCTTCGCCTCCAGGAACCGCGCCGTATCAGGCGGCGACTCCCGCTGGGATTCAATCAGACAGATCAGATCCGACTCTCCTTCCGGCCAACTCTCATTCTCAGACCTCCGATTCCTACAACGCCTCGGTTCTGGCGACATCGGCGCTGTCTATCTCGCCGAAGTAAAAACCTCCGTAGCTTCCGATGCCGATGCGCCTCTGTTTGCGGCTAAGGTAATGGACAAGAAGGAAGTAGCGAGTCGTAATAAAGAAGGAAGAGCGAAGACGGAGAGAGAAATACTCGAAATGCTTGAACATCCGTTTCTTCCTACGCTCTATGCTGCATTGGAATCGCCGAAATGGTCGTGTTTATTGACGGAATTCTGTCCCGGCGGCGATCTTCATGTTCTTCGGCAGCGTCAGCCTTGCCGTCGGTTTCACGAATTTGCTGTCAG GTTTTACGCATCAGAGGTAGTAGTGGCTATTGAATATGTTCACATGATGGGAATAGTTTACCGTGATCTAAAGCCAGAAAACGTTTTAGTCAGATCTGACGGTCACATCATGCTCACTGACTTTGACCTTTCCCTTAAATGTGATTCATCTTCATCAACAGCCCAGATCATCTCCGATCAAAAACCATCAACTCCAGCTCTCCGCATAGAATACCCACCTCGTCCTCAACCCACATCATGTATTCTACCTAGTTGCATTGTCCCTGCCGTCTCATGCTTCAACCCGAAACGCAACCGCAAGAAGAAACCCGGACAACCAGGAACCCGCCCTGAATTCGTGGCGGAACCTATGGACGTACGTTCAATGTCATTTGTCGGGACCCACGAATACTTAGCTCCTGAAATTGTCTCCGGGGAGGGACACGGTGCTGCAGTTGACTGGTGGACGTTGGGGATCTTCATATTCGAACTTCTATATGGTACTACCCCGTTTAAAGGACAGGACAACGAAATGACGCTGGCAAACATTGTGGCCCGTGCACTTGAATTTCCTAAAGAACCGGTTGTGCCGGCGGCGGCTAAGGACTTGATTGCGCAGTTATTGGTCAAGGATCCTGTTAGGAGGATGGGGTCAACTATGGGTGCGTTTGCGATTAAACATCATCCGTTCTTTCAAGGTGTGAATTGGGCACTGTTGAGGTGTGCCACACCGCCGATTGTTCCGCCGCCGTATAGTCGCCCGGATGTTGTGTCGGAGGACAGTTGCCCGCAGAGTCCGGTGGAGTACTATTag